DNA sequence from the Salvelinus alpinus chromosome 7, SLU_Salpinus.1, whole genome shotgun sequence genome:
tttttttgcttttctttcaaaaacaaggacatttatcaCCCCGAACTTTTGAATGGTAATATACATATACACAATATAATGATGCTGCTGCTCTGTGCTTTAGGTTCTGTGGAGTGGTAAGGTGGTAAACCCTGCAGCTGATGACATTGACACCCAGGCCATTGACAAGCTGAACAAGAAGTTGTACCGGGATGTCAGGATCAACATCAGCATGCTCACTGTGGGTGACGGCGTGACACTGGCCTTCAAACTCTAACACTATGTAGGAGACAGGTCTTAAAACTTTAGTACTAAATGGGAGATTGGCCAACACTGGTCTGTACTGTAGTATCAAATACCTTTGGGTTATAATTGACCAACACTGGCCTTTACTGTGGTAAACTGTAGTACCCAATTACTGAGAAGTAGCTTTACGTTATGATAATCAGATAGTACTTGCCATCTTTTTGGTACAAGTGCTGACTTTTCAAATTGTTGTTTGTCATTAAATCCATGTGTGTAATGCTGCCCTTGAATATATGTGACCTGAAAAGGATTAAATGAAAGAACTAGGGCTGTCAGAATCAGGTAACTTTGTAATTTTAGtgcacttttttatttttttaaatatcattGTCTGAAAATATACCTCTTAAAACAAGTCGGGTGTCTGCTTTCTCAATTTACATAATTTTGCCAACTGTTACTTTAGATAAAATTAAGATGTCAatattcttgttttttttatgaaGAATCTTAAATCACACCTTAATTTGAGCAAATTCTGAAGTTGCGATAATTCacagcaaaccatgcgattaaaTAACTTGATGGTCCTAGAAAGGACCAAAGTAATGTGTAATGTTGTTTTAAATGTTCATTATGTTTTAGCTGTACATTAAATTGTAAAACAAGTGACTTTTCATGTTGTCCAACCGTGTGAAGGCGCCATGACTTATCCAAGAACAAAGGACTGACTTGTTTAAAGACTTTATTGTAAAGGTAGACAGACAAGTGGACTTGGTTTCTGGTTTCCCAGTCATATCATTTATACACAGCTAGGGGAAGGGGAGGTGGAGGATTCGCTCAGTTATAATAGTTTCCCCTTTTCCTTTCTAATGACACCCAGAAAATCCCATTTGGCAATGTATATTACCATGTTCAACTAGGAAACAGGTTAGGTAATCAAGATCGTATGGGTCTGCCAAAGACCGCAGAATGGGTGGCGAAGCAGTAAGCATAATTAATTAACATGTCCTCAAGAATATTAGCTAAATAGATCACCCAATAGAATAGAGGTTTAAGGTCTCTAGAATACGTGATGAACATTCTGAGTAGGAGCCGTCCTGACAACAGGCAAAGCGTTGCTAACCGAAGGCTACTATATGTGCAAATGAAACAGGGAAAGAAAGGATATAAATTAAGGTATAATATAATACGCTAGTGTGAAAAACAACAGTTCAGGATTGTCACACAATGACAACATAATAACATTGTTATTATATATAGAATTAAATCAAAGTATACATCTTAATATAACCCTCCTCGGATTGTCCCGAGCAAAACCAAGAAAACAAACGTAAAACATGCAGAATGAACACGCTCTTTGAGAAGGAGGATGTATTTCACTAGTGGTACAGGAATACATGACTGAATACATAACAGGCTTAGTGGTACTGGGCTACTGTTCATAGGACACACAGGATGACTGACTACAAACCAATACATAACAGGCTTAGTGGTACTGGGCTACTGTTCATAGGACACACAGGATGACTGACTACAAACCAACTGAAAGGAAATGACAGTGGCTGATAGGTCAGGGATCCATCTAACTGACAGAACCGAGGGCTATGTTGTTCATGTTTTAGATTAGATTCATCACTTTCCTTTGAGACATCCCTTACTGGTTGTTGGGTTGGAAATAAATAAGGCCAAATTCTTCTGATATTCCCTCAAATATTAAAATATGAAGACTTCACTAGAAAGGATAGCTAGATACTTATGCCTCTAGCTCCAAGCCCAGTCCCAGTTTGTGGCCACCGGCGTTGATGCTCTTACCATCGACCAGTGCAGACAGGACAAGTTTCATACCTGCAGAACGGGAAAAAGAAATAACTTCGCTACAACAACCCACTTAGGTGATGGCTGGCAGTGCTATTGCAAAGTAGTGAGAGACAGTTCTTACCTGGTCGCAGCGTCTGGGTATAGCCCACTCCCACCAAGCTGGCATTGTTAACTTTAGCCTGGGAAATATAACAAacacatacaattaacaatggAATACAACGGGTTATGATAATTATTGGCATTGCGTAAGAACGTCACTATTGTCCAGTTACTTCCTAAAATATCTAATTTGATACAACCCATTCCCATTTAATAAACTGCTAATCGTGCAGAACCCGTCCCTGAATATTAAACAGCCGTCAGGCTGATAAACAAGACAAGCAAAAGAGCAGCACTCACAGATATGGAGGCACTGGAGTCCAGCTGATACTTGGCAGCGATGCCAAAGCGCGTGCTGTTGCTGCCTGCTGTCCAGGCCAGGTTCACAGCAGTCTCCAGCTTGTCATTCACCTTCTGGTAAATGGACCCTCCAAACTCTGTGCCATCATTACTGGGATATAGGACATAAACATACATTGTGTTATCCTTGTCTGATGAAGAGCTCTTTTTGTTTAATAATAACTCAACAAAAGATGAACTGAAACACTCAAATCAACCTACAACTTATTCAAAATCGATGTAACTTGGTAAGACCATAGTTACCAATAAGCACAAAAGGAGACCATCTTTCTAGTAGAAACAGTCATACTTTTCACTTCACTGCTGAGACACAAGTCCTCCAAAAATACAATCGATATGAAGCTTACACATTGGTGTGCAGCTGGAAATCTCCCGTCTTGTAGCCAACGGCGAAGTTGCTCTGGGTCATTTTGGACTTGGCCGTGTCGAAGGTCATCTggtagccagccagccatcccTCATATCCGGCCACCGCTGCCCCATGGATGGCCGGGCCGGCAAAGTCAAAGTCTACATCCACGCCCAAGTTGACATATTCACGCTTATACGCAGTCTTCACCTTCCCACTCTTCTTGCTGTTagaaggagaatagaggaggaagaTAGGATGAATAAACATCAGTCTGATATTTCTGTTGTTCTAGTTCAGTCATCACTGATTATTTTCAATAAAGGAAGATTGGTGGTGGATTATGCAGTGCTGAACATGCACAATAAATGTTATCCACATCAGGGTTTCAAAAGACTGGTGAGAAACATTTAGTTGTGCTTGAAATTAAAAAAGCCACAAACCTTACCCAGAATTTGGTGAGAACTGGGTGTCGAACGTAAGTTTCAGTCCTTTGGTGATCTATGGAAGAAACAAAAATAAGCATAACTGAATAGAAAGCTCACAAATTACAGTATGgactggtttctcctctctacctGGTCTTCAACGGTGATCTCAGTCCCCAGAGTGTTGTCTGTGGTCCACTTCTCTGTAAACGTCAGGCCGTATTCAGCCCATTTGTACTTGGTCTCCAGGTTGCCATTGACTTTGCTGGTGTCCGTGTTGGATGAGCCAGAGGTTTTGAATTCCTAAATAACAATAATGACAGACTTAGCACACCTATATCTTGCTATGGAGAACCAGAATGTACAGTAATCCTGGCAGGATTGAAAAGCCAAACCCACCACTCCACTTGAAGACTTGGTCTTGACATCAAGTTTCACCAATCCAAAACCTAATAAAAGAACAAACCATAACATTCAGGACACCACATGTTCCATTACATATTAAGGTAGTGGCGTTAACCTTGTTTTGATTGGCGTCTCATTAACATTTAAATACTTGCCAAATGGACTTCTACATGGAGAATACTGATCCAGTCGGACCCAATTGTGACATGTCTTGAACAAATTGAATGTTAACTGGGTGTTATGTTAACTTCCTTGTAAAATGTCATGTCAGTGTGAAATGTGTTCTGTGCATTGATGGAAACATTCCCTTACGGGCTCAAGAGAGGCCAAACGAAAGTGATGTGAACCGTTTAAATTGTCAGAAGAGGCCTCTGTTACATTAAGGTCAATGTGTGTCCTGCTCATCATTCCTACAGGGGTAAACCAACCAGTTTCAAAGACATTTACCATATCCTTTGTTGAAGATGTCCTTTGCAGATTTACCAAGGTCACCATATGATGGAGGGACAGCCATTCTACCTGTGACAAGAAGGAAAATGGCAGATGACAAATTATGCTATCGTAGTACTACTGACCGAGTTCAGCATGTAGCCTATTACAGCAAATGTAGGACAAAGATGGTATTGCCACAAAGGGATAGTCCTAACATGCATGTTGTTCGCCATTTATTCACTAGTAACAGTGTACTCCACCACCAAGTAACTGATCAGATAATAGGGAATGTACGGATCATCTCCTCGTAGGACTGTGAACACGTTAAGGGATATAGCCAGGCCTACACAACCATCTCTACACACGTAAAGCTTTGAAGAACAAGGTTATCTGCAAGCAGCCATCTTGACGTCGATATTTGCACGTCAAAGCCCCTGCCAAGTCTCAAGTTGTCTGCTtgcctagctagctacagtagatcGTTACAACATGCAATATCAATGTGACTGGCGGCTGGTTCAATGAAagtcaagttagctagctagtagccgTTAACAAAATAGCTAGCCGGCGAGCAAGTTAACAAGCCATTACATCACAGACAGGGATTTACTCACAGCAGCAATCTGTTCTCTCAACTTGAACTAGACAATAAGAagacgtagctagctagctaggcaatGGCACATATTTCCACCTCGAATAAAAGTCCAAATGTAATTAGTTATACTGTAGTTAATATGTCAAAGATCGGGGCATGTATTTACCCTTGACAATggactaacgttagctatccatgtaacgttagctaactagctatctgGCTACAGATTTCTCAGCGCTGGATCCCGGCCATGTCCCCTACCTAGCTaacatttagctagttagctggcaagCAAGGTACCTAATTAGATAGCAAACAAAACTATGGCAATTACTTACTGGAAGTTTTGCGTTGGTGCAGATAGTTGGTTCGTTGTTCAAGCAGTTTCTAACACCGCGTCGCGACAGTCCTATCCAGCTGGAGGGCGATGAAGGAGAAACAGCAAAAGCAAAACAACCTCTCATGACCCCAGGATCGCAGGACCCTATAAATATAGCTGTTCGTTTCTTTGCCTGTCTAAATCAAAGTAGGATGACTGAGTTCTGGGTTTATTTGAGTATTTCTATGCCCATATTTAATAATTGTGTTAATACAAGACTGAAAAACTTGAACATTTGTGTATTAATTAACTTAATACAATTGTCTTCATAAATAATATACCTGGCAACTGGAAGACGTCTTTATCACCATAGAAACCACGGTGCTTTACCTAACACGATAGGTCTAGCAGTCAGCTAAtgtcaaatcgtatttgtcacatgcgccgaatacactaggtgtaggtagaccttacagtgaaatgctcactatcaagcccttaaccaacaatgccgttttaagaaaaataagtgttaagtaaaaaaatatatattttaatttaagagcagcagtaaaaataacagtagagaggctggggtcaatatgcgggggcataggttagtcgagataattgaggtaatatgtacatgtaggtagagttaaagtgactatgcatagataataaacagagagtagtagcagcagtgtaaagggggggggggggggggacaatgcaaattgtctgggtagcaatttgattagctgttcaggagtcttttgtcttgggggtagaagctgttaagaagccttttggacctagacttggcgctccggcaccgcttgccgtgcggtagcagagggaacagtctaagactagggtggctggagtcgaacaatttttagagccttcctctgaca
Encoded proteins:
- the LOC139580354 gene encoding voltage-dependent anion-selective channel protein 2; amino-acid sequence: MAVPPSYGDLGKSAKDIFNKGYGFGLVKLDVKTKSSSGVEFKTSGSSNTDTSKVNGNLETKYKWAEYGLTFTEKWTTDNTLGTEITVEDQITKGLKLTFDTQFSPNSGKKSGKVKTAYKREYVNLGVDVDFDFAGPAIHGAAVAGYEGWLAGYQMTFDTAKSKMTQSNFAVGYKTGDFQLHTNVNDGTEFGGSIYQKVNDKLETAVNLAWTAGSNSTRFGIAAKYQLDSSASISAKVNNASLVGVGYTQTLRPGMKLVLSALVDGKSINAGGHKLGLGLELEA